In the Mesorhizobium sp. M1D.F.Ca.ET.043.01.1.1 genome, AACAAACGCGCCCTGGTTGGACGCCTGACCATGATCACGCTCTTTGCACTCATTGTCGCGTTGATGACCACGAAGCCCGAGCTGAACCCCTTTGCATGATGATCGCCGTCGCGAAAGGCGCAGAGGTCACTGATCTTGCGAATGCCGATAGGGCAGAACCTCGCCCGGCGTGCTGAGCGACTGCAGTGAGCCGGGTTCCTTGCCGCCGATCCAGCCGAGCACCGCGCGGGCGAGCTCGGAGCCGGCGAGCCGGAAATTCTCGTTGACCACCAGCAGTTCGCGCCGGAACAGATGCAGCAGTTCCGACGACTGCTTCGACACCACGTCGACGTCGCGGCCGAGCTTCAGTCCGGCATCCTCGATGCCGGCGACGACGGCGAGCGTCGCCGCGGCGGCGCTGCTGACGAAGCCGTCCGGCCGGTCCCGGCGCTGCATCAGCTGCGCCGTCCGCATCCTGATCTGCTCGATCGACTGGTCGATGGACACGGTGTTGAACGGCACCTCGCTGGCGCCGACTTCACTCAGCGCATCGGCAAAGCCGTTCAGCGTATGGCCATAGTAGGTGAGGCCGACCGGTGGCGTCACAAGCGCGAGCCGGCTGCGGCCCATGCCGGCGAGATAGCGCACCGCCTCGCCTGCGAAGGCGTAGTTGTCGAAATCATGATAGGGGTGCACGAGCCCCATGTCGGTGCGGCCGTGCGTGGCAAAGGGAATGCCGCGCTCCAGCATGTAGCGGGCGCGCGGATCGTCCGGCTGGGTGCGCGAAATGATGATACCGTCAGCCGAGCCCGTCTCGACCAGATAGCGTATCGGATCCAGCGGATCCTGCGAGCGCGAATAGGGCGTGACGATCAGGTGATAGGGCGTGTCGGCGATCACCTCCGAGACACCGTAGATGATGTCCGAAACAAAGCTCATGATCTCGCGCTCGGTGTTGAGCACGAGGCTGATGACATTGGTCTTGCCGGTCCTGAGGCGCACGCCGGCGCGGTTCGGCCGGTAGCCTATCTGCCTGGCGACGAGTTGCACGCGCCGCCTGGTCTCGGCGCCGATCTCGGGCGCGTCCTTCAGCGCGCGTGACACCGTCGTGACGCCGA is a window encoding:
- a CDS encoding LacI family transcriptional regulator, encoding MDRRATEKDDETSAKERPTLKTLAFMTGLGVTTVSRALKDAPEIGAETRRRVQLVARQIGYRPNRAGVRLRTGKTNVISLVLNTEREIMSFVSDIIYGVSEVIADTPYHLIVTPYSRSQDPLDPIRYLVETGSADGIIISRTQPDDPRARYMLERGIPFATHGRTDMGLVHPYHDFDNYAFAGEAVRYLAGMGRSRLALVTPPVGLTYYGHTLNGFADALSEVGASEVPFNTVSIDQSIEQIRMRTAQLMQRRDRPDGFVSSAAAATLAVVAGIEDAGLKLGRDVDVVSKQSSELLHLFRRELLVVNENFRLAGSELARAVLGWIGGKEPGSLQSLSTPGEVLPYRHSQDQ